In one Nicotiana tomentosiformis chromosome 6, ASM39032v3, whole genome shotgun sequence genomic region, the following are encoded:
- the LOC138894069 gene encoding uncharacterized protein gives MEEALWAYRTTHRTPTQVTPYSLVYGVEVVLPLERQITLLRLAIQEGIIDEENARLRLEKLEALDEKRLETQHSLECYQARLSRAFNKRVRPRSFQVGDQVLAVRRPIITSHKSVGKFTSKWDGPYVMQEAYSSGAYKLVDADDMGIGPINGKFLKKYYP, from the coding sequence ATGGAAGAAGCTCTGTGGGCATACAGGACAACTCATCGCACGCCAACACAAGTGACCCCTTATTCACTTGTCTATGGAGTCGAAGTCGTTTTGCCACTTGAGCGTCAAATAACTTTATTACGattagctattcaagaagggatcattgatgaagaaaatgctcgacttcgaCTAGAAaagttggaggctcttgatgagaagaggttggaaaCTCAACATAGTCTTGAATGTTACCAAGCTCGATTATCTCGTGCTTTTAATAAAAGAGTTCGCccaagatcctttcaagtaggagatcaagtccttgccgtacgaagacccattattacttcccataaatctgtagggaagttcacttcaaaatgggatgggccatatgtcaTGCAAGAAGCTTACTCTagtggggcttacaagctggTTGATGCAGACGACATGGGAATCggccctatcaatggcaagtttttgaagaagtattatccttga
- the LOC138894068 gene encoding uncharacterized protein — MVKDCLDYARRYKACQFHANFIHQPPEVLHLTVASWPFDAWGLDVVGPLQKSSGGHLYILAATDYFSKWAEAVALKEQRNSSMYNVAANGLAEAFNKTLCNSLKKVVSKSK, encoded by the exons atggtaaaagattgcttggactacgctcgaagatACAAGGCTTGCCAATTCCACgcaaattttattcatcaacctcctgaagtgCTACATCTGACTGTTGCATCATGGCCATTTGACGCTTGGGGACTAGATGTTGTTGGACCATTGCAAAAATCCTCTGGCGGACACttatacatcttggctgcaactgactacttctcaaaatgggctgaagctgttgctcttaaggag caacgtaactcttctatgtacaatgttgctgccaatggtctagctgaggcattcaacaagaCTCTATGCAACTCGTTAAAGAAAGTTGTCTCCAAATCCAAATGA
- the LOC138894067 gene encoding uncharacterized protein — translation MYFDGVAHRGGACVGVVFVTSQGEVLPYSFMLTLLYSNNVVEYQALILGLEMAVKMKWLQLQVFGDSQLVINQLLGSYKVKKPELRPYYNYAKTLMGASYYLPKWVVSPPNEGEGEENELEHLVAVSEAEKEEWRQPIIDYLSYGILPENPRRMTEIRRRAPRFLYCKDTLYKRLFEGVLLRCLGEYEALQALHEAHSGVCGSHQSGPKLHFHIKRMGYY, via the exons atgtactttgatggtgttGCACATCGCGGAGGAGCTTGTGTTGgcgtagtatttgtcacttctcaaggtgaagttctGCCCTACTCTTTTATGTTAACGCTACTCTACTCTAACAATGTTGTTGAGTATCAAGcattaatacttgggcttgaaatggctgtcAAAATGAAGTGGTTGCAATtacaagtctttggtgactctcagttggtgatcaaccagcttttaggtagttacAAGGTCAAGAAACCTGAACTACGCCCATATTATAATTATGCTAAAACATTAATGGG GGCAAGTTACTATCTGCCAAAATGGGTAGTATCGCCGCCAAATGAGGGtgaaggtgaagaaaatgaactcgaGCATCTTGTGGCCGTTTCTGAGGCTGAGAAGGAAGAATGGAGACAACCCATTATCGATTACTTGAGCTACGGGATACTCCCAGAAAATCCGAGGAGAATGACTGAAATCCGCCgtcgtgcacctcgcttcctttactgCAAAGATACTCTATATAAAAGATTATTtgagggagtactcttgcgatgtTTAGGGGAAtatgaagcactccaagctttgcatGAAGCGCATTCTGGGGTATGTGGATCACAtcagtctggaccaaagctccacttccatataaaaaggatgggatattattag